A window of Drosophila santomea strain STO CAGO 1482 chromosome X, Prin_Dsan_1.1, whole genome shotgun sequence genomic DNA:
TGCAGATGCTAGATGCCAGATGCCAATTGAAGTTTCCGCACATGACAATTGGGGCGGTCGGTGGTGCTTGGATTGGTCAGCGGCTGGTCGAGTGGTCACGTGGGGTTGGGGCCGCggggggcggtgggtggcCAATGGTGGACATGTGCTGGCCGCTCTCTCTGTCGCTCTCTTTTTTCCTCCCTACAGCTTTTCTTGTCTATTCCACCCGTTTAGCCAGCGGTAGTGAGAGCGCCACCTGGCGTTGGTTTTCGGCACCCCTTACATGTAGGCAACACATTTTTTTCGGCGCACGATCGTTTTCGATCCTAATGGGTTGCCTACTTTTGGGCTGGGCGGTAGGTTCCATGCTGCTATAAAACCATTTATGGGAAAAATAAAAGTCGCTTTCGCTTGCTCGCTTACAGTTtttcaattgtatttttatattttttgtattttcgtaACACAGACAACtatcatttaattattaatttttaaatttgtgttttttgttttccttttcgtaTTCTCGTTATTGTTACTTTCAAAAAATtacacacatttgaaaaatatttttgttttttttttccgttttcgttttttttcctttaattcGCTCCTTGCTATTGCTCTCGGCCAAATGAGACAATGTCCTGgtttaattttgtttagtATAAAGGTTCCATTTTTGTTATAGCtacatttaattttctaaGATTTAATGATAGTTTTAGTTtgcttcgtttcgtttcggtttCCGTTCGCCGTTTGCTCTGCTTTTCGTGGAAGAAATCAGTATTGAAAccaaaaatgttgccaaataaaacataaaactcgtgtgtgtgtgttttttttttgaattttcatggatttttgtttattcagTTTTCGCTTTATATATATGTTCTATATATGTTAAACACAATGCATTAAAACCTCATTCTTAAATTTAGTACATGTCGAATTCGATAAATAATGCACGGTAAACTTCGTCGATGGAAACTGTGGAAATCGCCGGTATTAAGGCAATTTGGGAAAATTCAACTGCTTTAGTAGGGGGATTTCCAGGTGGGATTTTTGGGGACTCGAAACAAAACAAGGTTTAAACTAATGTTGCGCCTTTGAATTTTGCtcacaaaaatgtatttttactacaaaaacaaacaattaaatattaatcaaaattttggatttcaatctttttttttttttagtttcaatcaaataacgaaaatcaacagcaaaaaaactatttataaaaaaatgcaCTTTCTCGTGTCCTTTTTTTCCGCCTTTTCATTGTCCGTTTTCCAGCTCTCTTTCGTCTTTTACTTTCTTTCtgtcttttttgtttttttcttgttttttgttttttgtttgttagcaagaaaacaattttcgtTCTCAGTTCTTCAGTCTTCTAAATCTAGTTGTTgtcgttttgtttgttttgttgttgttgtttcggtATTTTCTCGTTAATTGCTTTCTTCTATTTCTTATAATTCACTTGAAGTTTTACGTACAAATTTGCATCTTCAtcttttttcaatttgctccTGCCTCAAAGTTTATGCATGATTTTCCTTGTCAGCTTATactaaaattgtttaaaaaaaatttgtgttttacatttatatttatttatgtatgtaaaaaaatttgattatttttcgtttttttttcatttaaattacatttaataatagAATTATGTctaggcaaaaaaaaagatgggAAAGTAGGGAAGTAGAGGAGAGGAAAGGAAATTAAATCAAAGGGAACTCGAATAAAACGAATACATATACGATAATCATGATTAGAATTAGATTTAGGATTTTTACAAGTGTTCGTCTTTAGTGCTAGGGGTCTAGATTTACTAAAAAATGTACATCgatgaaaaaaatattcattcattcactcGCCCATATTGGTAATATTCATATAGTAATGCCATTAAGTTTAGAGTAtaattttgcttatttttgtGGCTCACTGGGAGCAGAATTTTTttgcatgtttttttttttacgtttaGATTTAGTAGGTTtctgtttttcattttatacAAATCCTTTCTCTTTCGCTTACTTAGTCCTAGGAAATACACTGGAAAATGTGTGTCCACACAATTACTCACTAATCGATTATATTAATACATTTacgtatatttatatactatatatatatttatatatataaattacaagcacgaaaaaaaatgttggaaaaaagTGTGtggtgtgtttttttgttttcgtttcaaaaaaaaaaaaagaaagtaagGTTCGAatctttaaaattatattacatAACGGTTATTGCTTTGGTATTAAATGCCTCTGGTCGTTTTTTTTCGTCGCCTGGAAGGAGCTGGATGGGGGCTTTTTTCAAAAAAGTCATATTTACAGGGGGCTTggtatgttttttgtttgctttctaAATCGTTTAGACACCTTTAGAAGATGCGCGACATGATGCGACTGCGACTggtctgttgctgctgctgctgctgctgcgactgctgctgatgcgactgatgctgctgatgcggctgatgctgctgcagtggcggtggtggcgccAGCGGCACGGGAAAACCACTAAAAAGTCATGCCTCCTCCTTCAGCGATATGGGATGGACGCCGGTCAAGCTGGAGGAGGCATTCGAGTCATTGTCGCCGCTCACGCTGCCCGGCAGTGAGAGATTGTGACCGCTGACGAACTGCGGCGGATAGCCAACGACGCCCATGGGCGatagttgttgctgctgctgctgctgctgttgcgacTGCTGCGCCGCCTGGGCCTGCACCGCCTGAGCCTGTACCGCCTGCGCCTGCTGGGCGGCGGCCTGGATGTGCTGCGCTGCAGCCTGTGCCGCCTGAGCGGCAGCAACCGCAttggcagccgccgccgccttgCCCTGGTTGACGACGCACTTGCGCATGTGCTTCTCCAGCGTCGAGGGCACACTGAATGGCATGTCGCAGAAGCGGCAGCGGTACACATCCTTGCCGGTCCTGCCGTGGGTCTTCATGTGCCGCGTCAGCTTGGAGCTTTGGGCGCAGGCGTAGGAGCAGAGTTCGCACTTGTACGGCTTCTCGCCGGTGTGACTTCTGCGATGCACCGTCAGATTCGAGCAGTTCTTGAACACCTTGCCGCAAAACTCGCACGTGTCGTTGCGCTGCCGGCTCTCCTTCTTGAGCAGCGGTCCCTGGATCAGCGAGTTGGCGCCACCCAGGCCCAGTGGCTTCAGCTTTAGATTTTCGAACAGTGCCTCATTCCGGTGGAGAGCCTGCGACATGCCCCACCAATCGCCGCCGTCCATCTTCATGCGCTTGCTCAGCTCGAAGGGATTGGGGAATGGATTGAAGAGCGGCACTTGCGACGGAGCACCTGCATCCTGCGGCTGCTGGAACATGTTGCAGTTCTTGGCGAACTCATCCCGCAGACGCAGTGCGGCCACAGGCAGACCATTCAGCTTGTCACTCAGCggagcaccagcaccaccgcgattgttgttgtcggctgctgcagcagcggcggcggcggcagcggcggcttCCTTGCGTCCGGACTCCTGGAGCGCCTGCTTGTAGGCTTCACTGTACTGGGCAATGTTGGACAGACCGAACTTGTCCATCAATTCACCAACCAGCGATGTGGCGCCCGAGCTGGTCGTCTTGGGGCTCTGGCTCTTGCCATCGATACGATTGCTGACACTGAGGTCCTCCGCCTTGTAGTCCATGTCCTCGCACTCCTCCagctcatcctcgtcctcatcctcgccATCGAGgtcaccatcgccatcgggATCGTTATCGCCATCGCCCAACTCCTCCTCGGACTCATCGGGATTGGGATCCTCGTCGTTGTCGGCCTCATTGGTTTCCAGCGAATCGGCATTGCTGCCATCGTCCTGGTTATCCTGGTTGTCCTGCTCATCCGCCGGACTGCGATGCACCCGCATGTGCTTCATCAGCTTCTGGATGTGCGAGCACTCAAAGTCGCAGGCGGTGCACTTGTACGGCTTCTCGCCGGTGTGGGTCCTCTGATGGATGATCAGATTGTTCTCGAACCGGAACTTCTTGTCGCAGTAGCTGCAGGAGTAGCAATGGGCAATGGGTTCCTGCATGGATACATCGCCCGTTTTCGAGGGTGGCGTGCTGGCGGAACGCGGCGTGCTGGCCAGGATTAGTCCCAAGCTGCCATTTTCGGAGCTAGCATCGCCCAGTTTCTCGGGCGGAGTGAGGGAATGGGGTCGCGGGATGGTGGCcaattgctgttgctgctgctgcgaggGCGAGGGGCTCGCGAAATGCGGCGATTGCTTCTGTCGAGGACTCGGCGAGCTCGAGTTAACAGTGCTGCCAGCTCCAGGGCTTGTTGTGCCCGCAAGCTGACGCAATCGCTGCGAGTAAAAATCCATCTGCTGCGGTTCCAATTTCAGGGAGCCACCAGCTCCGCCAACCAGACCCGGTGTgatctgttgctgttgctgttgcgattgctgctgctgcgactgctgttgctgctgtgcggactgcagttgctgctgggcaccttgctgttgctgctgctgctgcaacgattgctgctgttgctgttgctgctgctgctgctgttgctgggaGCTCAGAGATGGTGGCGGCAGGGCTGCTGGGGGCACCGATCCACGctggctgccactgctgctcgACGATGGGGGACGTGGCTCAACCGAACCGGTGACCACGCCACCGACCACCTGACCATTGGCATTGAACTGCGCCtgagcggcggcagcggcggcggccagATTGAAGCCATGGTGGCGGAACTGCTCGCTGACCAGCTGCTCCATGCGGTAGTGATCGGCGGGCGTGGGGCGTCCGAAGAGTGGCGCCACCGTAGGAACTACATTTCCGGCCTGGGCCAATGCTGGTGGCAGTGGCATGCGCAGCAGCTGGAAGGGATTGGCGTGCATGGCCTctggcggcggcagcagcggaTGATGACGCATGCCAGCGGCCATGGCGGATGCCAGATTCTCtctctgttgctgctgcacgcgctgctgttgctgctgtgcctgctgctgctgctgctgttgcagttgcaactgctgttgctgttgctgttgcggtgAGCCaatgctgctggtgttgctgatgctgccaCCGCTGGTGTTCACCAGCGAGTTGGAGCAGGTGGAGCTAACCGAGGTGGACAGAATGGCCGATGCCGCTGCGCCCAACGGACTGCTCCTCTTGGCCGCCGATGTAACTGCGGGATTGGGACTGACCGCTGGCTGTGGACTCGCCAGACCGGAAGCGGAAGCGGAagctgctgcggcggcggcggcggccaatGCCAGAGCACTGTTGTTGAGGGCGGCGGGCGTGGCCACCGTCAATGTGGCACCTCCGCCGGGACTCTCCACGTAGATCTTGACGCCGTGCGAGTGCTGGACATGCTGGATGAGGCGCCAGGCGGATGTGTAGCGGGTTTTGCACGTGGAGCACGTATAGTTGCTGGGTTCTGCAAATACaaggaaaaaaccaaaaactcatatagtacatataaacaaaaattgcataaatattgTAAGAGTAAATGAATAAACTAGCTTTAATTTGCGAGCAGTTTAAATTGCATTGCCAGCAGCTTAGCTAGAAGTTGCAACGTGCACATTTTCGGTTGCCTGGCAATTTTGTTCGTTcgttattaattattaatgaGCATTTTGCGGAGGCGCGGAACCTAGccagtatttatttatttattgattttgcaGAGCGCGCGCGGTTGGCATGCCAAAATGCAAGAAGCGCAGGACACGCATGAAACCCCGGTACGGAGATTGCCAATATAGCGTAGGATATTGCCCCATGCaaaaggcacacacacacacacacacacacatgtgtgtgtccTTTAGTTTGCTGCGGTTTTGTCGCGACATTTGTTAATTTGCCATGGCGGAAATGGCAGCCCTAAAAACCACCCACCAAatgtcctgcgtcctgtgtCCCATGTCCTGTGTCCCGTGTCCTGCGACACATGTGCCGCCCCGCGCAACAGATgtaaaattggaaaatttatgaaaaatgtgCAAAGAAGACACTTTTCCTGttcgttatttttttcgttttttttttttgcgtcgccactaaaaacgaaaattttctaataaataaaaattgaaagcCAAGGCGAAGGGGGCTAAGGATGTGGCCACATGTCGCCACTGCCACCGCCAGCGAGGGCAACAAGGTGTTAATGCCATCGAAACTATGGCCAACGAACGAACTACCCCCGAGTGATGAGGACGCACTCTGCATTTAAATGACACCTTTAAAGCGCACAGAATGaacatttttccattttttcatttttccgaAAATTATCCATAAaaatgaatggaaatggaaaggcACGAGACAGGACACGCATTCTCCacacttttcctttttttttttttttatggcaaTCCACATTAAAGTTGTGCTGGCGGCAGGGGGCATACAGAATACTGAactaaactgaactgaaacAGCTTCCTGGCGCTGTCAAAGGTGAGTCGTGTTTAACATGCTTTCGCCGCGACCCTTTGGCAGCGGGATcaggatcgggatcgggatcgggatcagGATCCTGGAGATCAGGGATCGCTGGCCCGCATGCCAcaggaaatgcaaatgaatctGACAGATAATACGTTTACAATGCCTCACATCCCTATGAAGCAACACAAGGAGCAACCCTTGAatcctgctgctgccagcGGAAAGGGTTGCGCGATCGCCGAGCAAGCGAGAAAAAAAGAGGTAAAAGTTGTCCAAAAACATCAGGCATTATTTGTCTGATCCTTGATCGCACAGCTCGCGATGCGCACGCGCTTCAATATAATCATttagatacaaaaaaaaaaaacaaaaaatacaaaaaaggaAGAGACGAGCGGGTAAAACACAAAAGGCGCGGGTTTGGCACGTTCTGATTCTGTCAGCTGTCGAATGCGGGAAGTTTCGACacggaaaataaatttaaatattatttactcTTTAGCAAAcacaaggaaaacaaaaaaaaaaaaagaaatgtggaaaagggtttcattattaatgcaaaaataagGTTATTAGGCCGAGAAAATTTcgaaataattatatattcatGTCATGTGCGCACAATTTTCAGCTGCTCTTtcaatattttgatatttttttgtattttcattttcaaaatcATTTGCTAATCTGTATACATTTAGAATTCATTAATTAGAATTCCTTGTTTGCAAAAgctcatatatttttttcgctCTGCAACGCAGGCAGACAAAGAGCGCGGATATCCTGGCACCGGAAATGCCAAATTGACCGCCAGGAAGTGCAGTCGGcacacagtgcgtatgagtgatttTGCCAAAGCAGCGGGTGGCGAtcagaacaaaaaaaagggttgCGCGCGTAATGGGATAATTGTTGCAGCTTCGCCAACTGTCAGCATCCTAAGCCAGTCGGTCTGTGTGAATCCTTTTCCGGCTCTTGCCGCACATAAAGGACGAACACAGAAGGGGTCCGTGGCACTGGCGACTTCTAATCCTTTCGCAGGACGTGGAGTTGCATGAACCGATGGCATTATTAGAAGGCATTGATTTCGACCACTCGACCATTCTCGCTCGTGTTTTTTACACTCTGCTTTCTCTTCACGAGATTTtccttcgttttttttttatttggctcaGTGCCAGCATGAGTCAATAATTGCGGTCTGAGCCTTAAGCCCACGCTCCCGCCCCCGtacccgcacccgcacccgtCCACCTGAACTGTGACCCTTAACCCCTTAACCCTTAACCCGTTAACCCTTGATGGGGTTTCATTGTCGCTGCGGTCGCGACACGCTGAGCCTCGAAATTGATAATTAACACGACGCGCTGACAGGTGAAAAGTCCTGTGGCAAGGACATgttgcatttacatttttgcaACAAATATCCATTTTGTTGACAGTTGGCTTGGCTTTCTTTTATTCAACGGGCGGGCAGGGCACTGGCTgcctggttggttggttgccATGGCGTATTTATAATTACCAAATGGCCAACAATGGCCCCAAAAGGAAGGAGTTAGGTTGGACAGCCCCGTGAAGTAAAGTAcagaacagaaaaaaaatcaaaaaaaaaaaaaagaaaggagaAAAAAGGCAGAACAATGCGTAATTAACGCAGCTCTGTGCgatgtatctgtgtatctgtattGCCagatgtatctgtatctgtatatctgtatctgtatatctatatatctgtGTGCATATCTGTGTGACTTGTCAGTTGGCATTGTCAGAgtcaaacaactttttgccgtATTGTCAGTGACTTTTGTTGTTCGCTGTTTGCTGTTAGCTGTTCGTGTCAAAAGCGCAAAAGTTCAAGGGTTAAATGGCGTATGTGTAGCTTGTGCCTTTCCCCCCTCGCCTTTCTATTGTCTCTGTGTATCGGGGGATATATcgggatatatgtatatatccaTACCAATTTTTTAAGGCCAATTTGATGTTGTGAGTCAATCGCTTTTCGGCTGCCTGACACGCGACCTTCATATGCGCGTTGATTTCATATGCTGACCTCTCTGCTGACCTACGCattcaacaaaaacaactaGAAAAAAATAGGGCACCTCTTTCAGTAAGTTCAGTAAGTCGAGGGTATACTCttgattatatttattttattttgattttgattttgttttttattccCGCAAATGTCCCTTGCTCTTGTTGTTTTGGTCCTCGCTTTTGTGCGTGTGTCAAGTCCAGTGCGATGTCCTTTGTCCACTCAAGTGGCCTTTCACCCCCTTTGGCATTCCTTAGCTGCTGTTTTTGAGGCATTCAAATTACCCTCGAGGGCAGCTTCCGAGCTTCCGAGCTGCCCAGCTTCAGAGTTTCAGCGCTTCAGAGCTTCAGAGCTGTAGAGCTGCAGAGCTGTAGAGCTGCGGCTTTATTGTCCTGCCTGCCTGGTTACCCTTAACCGTTGCCATAGTcctgcttgtttttttttttttttgttgtattgcTGTCTTTGGCTTTTCATCATCATTTGCATTGAAATGTCAAAGTCAAAGGCCAGGGAAAGAGAACGACAgcagagagtgagagagagatTGTCGCGCTGTCCGAGTGTCCTTTTTCGtcctgctgccactgccactgccactggcacTGCAGTTTATCAGCATTGAGAGCTGCGCTTTGAAGTCCACAGTCCGCTGTCCGGACTccatattccatattccatatCCCGTTGTCCATAGTCTATAGTCCGCAGTTCGCAGTCCGCAGCCCGCAGTGTCCGCGCTTTTTTCCCcgtattattatttatgtgtaCTTTTTTCTTAGCCCAATGCCCCTGAAGAAGAACCAGGGGTTTGATTcggtttttcgtttttggtttttcgtttttggtttttggttttcggtttggtttggtttcttttgatttaatgcagctgcagcttaTCGCCGAGGGCCCGCGGCCCGATCATCACATcaaacacattttttattcaacgctgctgctgctgccactgctgctttggagggaattttaattttgccACCCAAATATGCGGCATGCTATTTGGACAGGATGgggtatggtatggtatggtatggcTACCCTGCACCGGAGTTGGGCAGTGAGGACTCACCTGTGTGGACTGTGTTGGCCTCGGCATCGACCAGCTCCATTTTGGGCCGCTTGGCCAGCGAGCGCTCCTCCAtctcctcatcctcatcctcatcgtcatcatcttGATTCGGATTTTGattctgatgatgatgattgaGGCCCTCGTCATCGTAGGGCTCCTGCTTGACCTTCgcctgctgcttctgctgctgcgactgcttATCCTGtcgctcctgctgctcctccaatTCGCAGCTGCTGTCGCCGGAGGATTGGCGCTCGATGGCCGCTGGACTGGAGGGGGCGGCATTCGAATCGAGGGTGGTGGCGCCCGTCTCGCTGTCCTTGGGCGTGGTATTGTCGTTCTCTGCAAGAGGCATTCAATGCAAGGGGTCAGCTTGTTAGTACACAGCGAGAAACTTGGTTGGTTAAGAGAACTCACCGTCTACTAAGCGTTTGGGTGTGCTGCTGGCTCCGTCGGCCAAAAGGTCCGCCGGACTCGGTGGTGGTGTGTGTATCCTGGAACCGCTGGCCGTACTgctggccgccgccgccgctgctgccgccgctgctgctgctgctgctgctgcaactgccgctgctgccgacGCTGGAGCGGATTTGCGACCGGTTATGGGGGCGGAGATCGAGGGGCGACGATTGACAAGGCTGAGCGGACGACCTTCCTCCGCATCGCGATCCATTTGCGGATTCTGGGTGGCACACTGGCCATAGTTCTCCTTGTTGCACTGCAGCACCTTGTGCTGGATGAACTTGACAATGTCCGAGAGGGCGAACGCCTTCTGGCAGGCGCCGCACGTGAGGATGTCCTGTGTGGCCACGGCATCGTTCTCTGTGGAGTCGGAATCTGTAAGAAAAAAGCGACAGTTAAGTTCAGTTCAATTCAGTTAAGTTCAGTTCATAAATATTCCCTCACTGTGTACAACATTAAGTTGGCAGAGTTTGGCATGCAGGCGGGCTTCATTAATTGTTCTCAGTGTTGCAAGTGAAAATCCCCTATTTACATTTGGACAGATAAGCAAATATGCTTGTTCCGGAGGAGTGAGGCTCATGCTGCGAATGCCAATCTCTGTgcactttaatttatttgccaaatgCCAGGgaacaaaacaataaaaatagcCCAACAACCGCCCACCCCCCACAAAAACCGCCAGAATTTGCATATATGGATGGGTGTGGTGAAGGAGATTCCGATTCCCAGCTCTGAATTTAggactttggctttggtttttggtggtggtgatggtgatggtgatggtgatggagatggtggtggtggtggtggtggtggtggtggtggattGATTGTGTGCATGACCATAAATTCCAGTAGCTCTGCAATTAATTCAACTGCTTTTTGCCACACATAGAATCGGGAATAGTATCTGCGGTTGTCATGGCTTATCTGGCCCAGAAATTAGCAACACCCAGTGCATAACATATACCAAGTATACCAAGTATAGAAAAGGCAGCACAACTTAAGCGCCCCGAGGGCAGTTCAACTTTTGTTTTCGATTCCATCGACGGAACTTGATTGACCAGAAAGGTTTTGTGCTGCAGTGTTAGTGAAATATATACCAGAAATAtggaacaacaaaaaaaaagaaaatagaaacacAAGGGGACTCCTTGATGCCCGCAGGACACTCGGGGGAAAAAAGTTGAAATCGAAAATGCACAAGTTTTCGGTCAAGCGAAACTTCTTCTTCACTTCCCTTCCTCACCAACTATAATCACACAATACTCttaattttttaggtttttcttgtttttatcgCATATCAAAAACTATAATCAGGACacatataatattatttttatggcacattttccctatttttttATCCATCCAATTTAATCGAGGACATCATCCGCAATTACAGCACATCTCCGCCCCATTCCACAGTTGTCAATTAGGAAATAGATCTATGAATTATTGACTCCCTGTCGCTTTGCCACTTGTTTTCTCTATAGACGAGTatacatctttttttttatgtccATTTCGGGGGCAGTTCGAACAATTTGCGGTTTGCCCGGGTCCAAAACAATACTAAACAATAGCTAATGCGCCCTAAGCGGGGATATTTGGCCCGCCCTTCCAATTGTCCTGCCAGGAGCTACGCTTTTTTATCAATTGATTGTCCTgcgacgaggatgaggacgaggacgaggataAGGACTAGGGTGAGGGTGagggtgatggtgatggtgagGCTGTTGTACACACATGTGAACACACGATGTCGCCTCTAATTTCTGCTGATTGCCTGGGTGGGCTACGCTCAATTTTCgcgtttatttttttttttgccatatATGCCATTTTccttcccaaaaaaaaaatatgtttttctcTCCACCCTCCGCCCGTTTGACCTTTTTTTGTTCGGGCATTTTCCGGCTGATTATtagtgttttatttattgattggCCGGCATGCCATTGGCCAGAgccgaaaaaaacaaaataggaAGAACAGGTAACAGTGTAAAGGTGAGCTGCTCCGTTTTTACCTGCTGTCTCGCTGcaaaagggggcgtggtcgaGCAAAAGAAATGGCCGGGGGCGTTGCCCGATGATATTTGCCTAAGCGATTAGATTAGATGTTTGCTCACAGATTAGCAAAGACAGCAGACAGAAAGACAGCAGACAGCAGACAGTAGAGAGCACAGACTGCAAGCTACGATTATTTATGAAAAGGAAAACTTATTGACAGCATGCACAATATTGCGCCAGCTGAAGAGGGTTAATCATAATGCTTAGGgggcaaaaacagaaaaagaaagcAGCAGTGAAAGGTGAAAGGGTGTGAAGCTGTCAAATGTGTCAGTCCGGCTGACAAGTGTCAACAGAGTCCTTGCCAAATAGATTTcataaaagtataaaagtgCCAGCTTACCGAGACCGTAAAGTCATAAATTGCATTAACCCTTTCGGGCAGTGACCAAATCGAATGCGATTTAAGCAGATCAAATagtcaatatatatattgtatatacatatatgtatatataggtAGACAAAAGACAGGATTATTCTGttaacatttcatattttattttcataaactACGTCTAGGGGTTTTTACTATTTTACTACCGCGTAATTTGCTATGCATTTCCGATCGATTGCCCGATAAAGTGCTACatttttgctgccttttggAATCAGGAATCAGGAATCAGAATTTATTAGCTGGTGTGATGTCATTGGCATCTCTTACCCTCTTGCATATATGCGTAATTAATTCAGACGTTTTTCCCCCTCAGAAGCAAGAGAATAAATTGAAGTGCGTCGATTTGTTAACCGCACAGCTTAAGTCAAATATTTACGAGCTGCGACTTTGGCCTAAAGCACTCCTGGCCATTTAATGCAAGCCTGCGGCCATTAATATTACCCCCCCAGACaatagtatacatatatacatatatatatatatatatatatttgtatatttgtagTGTGTATCCATGGGGGTTAGCACAAGTAGGACAATTAAGAATTAACATATTAATAGAAGTTTTGCGCAAATTATCAGGAcaagaaaatatgaaattcGTTCGGCttcttgtatttttgttatttataacGTTCTCGTGTTATTGACTGCCCAGCAATGGGCgtgtgggggcgtggcaggccGAAAACAATACGTTGATTGTGCTAATTTATGCCCCCATCCTGGCAgtagcacacacacacacacatgtgcagTGGTAAGGAGTCGAAGGATTCGAAGGATTCGGTTTTATGGCCCAAAGGTTATGGGTGGCTGCTCCATCTGTGTGGATGCCATAAAAACCAGGCAGAGAGCGCTGTATTTAGGTGCTCGCTTtcgcaggacgcaggacgaaggacacgGGATCCCGATGAAAAATGGCGTCAGCCACGAAAAACTGGACCAACTATCGTTGgggaaaatggtggaaaaaCAGCGTAACTTGCTCCTCTTTAAAGGAATCGCAGTTGGTATTACTATTAAAGTATAAGGTagaagaaaagaaagga
This region includes:
- the LOC120456571 gene encoding B-cell lymphoma/leukemia 11A, producing MRIKMPAVRIAQDSDSTENDAVATQDILTCGACQKAFALSDIVKFIQHKVLQCNKENYGQCATQNPQMDRDAEEGRPLSLVNRRPSISAPITGRKSAPASAAAAVAAAAAAAAAAAAAAAASSTASGSRIHTPPPSPADLLADGASSTPKRLVDENDNTTPKDSETGATTLDSNAAPSSPAAIERQSSGDSSCELEEQQERQDKQSQQQKQQAKVKQEPYDDEGLNHHHQNQNPNQDDDDEDEDEEMEERSLAKRPKMELVDAEANTVHTEPSNYTCSTCKTRYTSAWRLIQHVQHSHGVKIYVESPGGGATLTVATPAALNNSALALAAAAAAAASASASGLASPQPAVSPNPAVTSAAKRSSPLGAAASAILSTSVSSTCSNSLVNTSGGSISNTSSIGSPQQQQQQQLQLQQQQQQQAQQQQQRVQQQQRENLASAMAAGMRHHPLLPPPEAMHANPFQLLRMPLPPALAQAGNVVPTVAPLFGRPTPADHYRMEQLVSEQFRHHGFNLAAAAAAAQAQFNANGQVVGGVVTGSVEPRPPSSSSSGSQRGSVPPAALPPPSLSSQQQQQQQQQQQQQSLQQQQQQQGAQQQLQSAQQQQQSQQQQSQQQQQQITPGLVGGAGGSLKLEPQQMDFYSQRLRQLAGTTSPGAGSTVNSSSPSPRQKQSPHFASPSPSQQQQQQLATIPRPHSLTPPEKLGDASSENGSLGLILASTPRSASTPPSKTGDVSMQEPIAHCYSCSYCDKKFRFENNLIIHQRTHTGEKPYKCTACDFECSHIQKLMKHMRVHRSPADEQDNQDNQDDGSNADSLETNEADNDEDPNPDESEEELGDGDNDPDGDGDLDGEDEDEDELEECEDMDYKAEDLSVSNRIDGKSQSPKTTSSGATSLVGELMDKFGLSNIAQYSEAYKQALQESGRKEAAAAAAAAAAAADNNNRGGAGAPLSDKLNGLPVAALRLRDEFAKNCNMFQQPQDAGAPSQVPLFNPFPNPFELSKRMKMDGGDWWGMSQALHRNEALFENLKLKPLGLGGANSLIQGPLLKKESRQRNDTCEFCGKVFKNCSNLTVHRRSHTGEKPYKCELCSYACAQSSKLTRHMKTHGRTGKDVYRCRFCDMPFSVPSTLEKHMRKCVVNQGKAAAAANAVAAAQAAQAAAQHIQAAAQQAQAVQAQAVQAQAAQQSQQQQQQQQQLSPMGVVGYPPQFVSGHNLSLPGSVSGDNDSNASSSLTGVHPISLKEEA